From the genome of Fusobacterium varium, one region includes:
- the ytpA gene encoding Phospholipase ytpA, whose protein sequence is MAEKIKGIIQIIHGMSEHKGRYLHFFKYFTERGYLVFLHEHLHHGNNVVAKEELGIFQSDFPILIKEQKAYTEKLKKDYPDIPFFIFGHSMGSFIAQEHMKTCWNEIDGYIFCGSCYKQPFLWKAGEIASYLLDKIYRNRRAYIIKKLVFLNSNSKTRSEYYYNENSWLSRDVEEVKRYCNDKLCDFTYSSTFYTTFFKFLNSLYLENSFKDIPRKLPIMIISGDMDPVGKFGKGVIELEKFYNRIGFEDVTCHLYKNARHELHNEINRDEVFSDIEKWLETKI, encoded by the coding sequence ATGGCAGAAAAGATAAAAGGAATTATACAGATTATTCATGGAATGAGTGAGCACAAAGGAAGGTATCTTCATTTTTTTAAATATTTTACAGAACGAGGTTATCTTGTATTTTTACATGAACATTTGCACCATGGAAATAATGTTGTAGCAAAAGAGGAACTAGGTATATTCCAAAGTGATTTTCCTATATTAATAAAGGAGCAGAAAGCATATACTGAAAAATTAAAAAAGGATTATCCTGACATTCCTTTTTTTATATTTGGGCATAGTATGGGATCTTTTATTGCTCAAGAACATATGAAGACTTGCTGGAATGAAATAGATGGATATATATTTTGTGGTTCATGTTATAAACAGCCTTTTTTATGGAAAGCTGGAGAAATAGCAAGTTATCTTTTAGATAAAATATATAGAAACAGAAGAGCCTATATAATTAAAAAACTTGTTTTTTTAAATTCTAACAGTAAAACAAGATCTGAATATTATTATAATGAAAACTCGTGGCTATCTAGAGATGTAGAAGAAGTAAAAAGATACTGCAATGATAAATTATGTGATTTTACTTATAGCAGCACTTTTTATACTACTTTTTTTAAATTTCTAAATTCTCTTTACTTAGAGAACTCTTTCAAAGATATACCTAGAAAACTTCCTATAATGATAATATCAGGAGATATGGATCCTGTGGGAAAATTTGGAAAAGGAGTTATTGAGCTTGAAAAATTTTATAACAGAATAGGATTTGAAGATGTTACATGTCATTTATATAAAAATGCAAGACATGAACTGCACAATGAAATAAATAGAGATGAAGTCTTTAGTGATATTGAAAAATGGTTAGAAACTAAAATTTAA
- the yhfP gene encoding Putative quinone oxidoreductase YhfP translates to MNFRALRIYEENGTFIRKIVERNINELPEGEVLIKVKYSSLNYKDALSCIGNRGVTREYPHTPGIDAAGIVEDSNVPDFIKGEEVFITGYDLGMNTDGGFGEYIRVPANWVVKKPVNLSLKEAMIYGTAGFTSALSVFELIKEVVPEDGDILVIGAGGGVGSHSVKFLTKLGYKVTAVVNDEKGIEYAKELGASACILRDEIDDKSGKPMLKQKWAGVIDTVGGNPLSTAIRSLKYGGVITTCGNIAGGDIPNANVYPFILRSVKLIGIDSVQCPMKKRKEVWDTLAEKWKGENLEKGIKEVTLDEISNSVDKMLAQQLIGRVILKHK, encoded by the coding sequence ATGAATTTTAGAGCTTTAAGAATTTATGAAGAAAATGGTACTTTTATTAGAAAAATTGTTGAACGAAATATTAATGAACTCCCTGAAGGAGAAGTTTTAATCAAAGTTAAATATTCATCACTTAACTATAAAGATGCTTTATCTTGTATAGGAAATAGAGGAGTAACTAGAGAATATCCTCATACTCCTGGAATAGATGCTGCTGGTATTGTAGAAGATTCTAATGTTCCTGATTTCATAAAAGGTGAGGAAGTTTTTATTACTGGATATGATTTAGGTATGAATACTGATGGAGGATTTGGAGAATACATAAGAGTTCCAGCAAACTGGGTAGTTAAAAAACCTGTAAATCTTTCTTTAAAAGAAGCTATGATATATGGTACAGCTGGTTTCACTTCTGCCCTATCTGTTTTTGAGCTTATAAAAGAAGTAGTTCCTGAAGATGGAGATATCTTAGTCATTGGTGCTGGAGGAGGTGTAGGAAGTCATTCTGTTAAGTTTCTTACTAAACTTGGATACAAAGTTACTGCTGTAGTAAATGATGAAAAAGGTATTGAATATGCAAAGGAGCTCGGTGCTTCTGCCTGCATACTAAGAGATGAAATAGATGATAAATCAGGTAAGCCTATGCTAAAGCAAAAATGGGCTGGTGTTATTGATACAGTAGGAGGCAATCCACTATCTACTGCTATAAGATCACTTAAATATGGTGGAGTAATTACTACATGTGGAAATATAGCTGGTGGAGATATTCCTAATGCTAATGTATATCCTTTTATTTTGAGAAGTGTAAAACTTATAGGAATAGATTCTGTTCAATGTCCTATGAAAAAAAGAAAAGAAGTTTGGGATACCTTAGCTGAAAAATGGAAAGGAGAGAATTTAGAAAAAGGTATTAAAGAAGTAACACTTGATGAAATTTCTAATTCAGTTGATAAAATGCTTGCTCAACAACTTATAGGTAGAGTCATTCTTAAACATAAGTAA
- the hutG_2 gene encoding Formimidoylglutamase translates to MKDLWNGRLDSYEEIDLRLWQVIKEIKEAQEPGGICFIGYNTDEGVVRNLGRKGAEGGSNAIRKAIQSFPRLKGLKVYDYRNLKNKSVEEAQEEYSEKIADVLKKEIFPIGLGGGHDIAYGSYLGIRKAYPDKKIGIINFDAHLDMRPYDNGRTSGTSFKEIMDNDKEVQYAITGFQKSGNTERLIKTAESFNVLILEEEYPEELVIEELKNFIEKVDILYITFCMDVFEASSAPGVSAPVVMGMDPKKGKRLLRFLMRTEKVICVDFAEVNPVYDIDNRTAKLAGCLIYEVMEHIKK, encoded by the coding sequence ATGAAAGATTTATGGAATGGGAGATTAGACAGTTATGAAGAAATTGATCTCAGATTATGGCAAGTAATAAAAGAAATAAAAGAAGCTCAGGAACCTGGTGGAATATGTTTTATAGGTTATAATACAGATGAAGGAGTAGTAAGAAATCTTGGAAGAAAGGGAGCTGAGGGTGGTTCAAATGCTATTAGAAAAGCTATTCAATCTTTTCCTCGATTAAAAGGATTAAAAGTATATGATTACAGAAATCTCAAAAATAAAAGTGTGGAAGAGGCTCAAGAGGAATATTCTGAAAAAATAGCAGATGTATTAAAAAAAGAAATTTTTCCTATTGGATTAGGAGGAGGGCATGATATAGCCTATGGCTCATACCTTGGAATAAGAAAAGCCTATCCTGATAAAAAGATAGGAATAATAAATTTTGATGCTCATTTAGATATGAGACCCTATGATAATGGTAGAACATCTGGCACTTCATTCAAAGAAATAATGGATAATGACAAAGAAGTTCAATATGCAATAACAGGATTTCAAAAAAGTGGAAATACAGAAAGATTAATAAAAACTGCTGAATCCTTTAATGTATTAATATTAGAAGAAGAATATCCAGAAGAATTGGTTATTGAAGAATTAAAAAATTTTATAGAAAAAGTAGATATACTCTATATAACTTTCTGTATGGATGTATTTGAAGCAAGTTCAGCTCCTGGAGTATCTGCTCCTGTTGTAATGGGAATGGATCCCAAAAAAGGTAAAAGATTATTGAGATTTCTTATGAGAACCGAAAAAGTAATATGTGTTGATTTTGCAGAAGTAAATCCTGTGTATGATATCGACAACAGAACTGCAAAACTTGCTGGCTGTTTAATTTATGAAGTAATGGAACATATCAAAAAATAA
- the gltP gene encoding Glutamate-aspartate carrier protein: MLKKKIGLANKILIGMILGAIAGLVIGPKITAIAVIGDVFLRLLRMSVVPLIFANVVLAVAGMGDLRRLGKIGVKLVVIFLATTFVAAGIGLFSALVIRPGVGFVMTDVSGIVEKGAPTVSSVILGFFPVNIMQSFSEGNMLQIITFAIFSGIAILLLKEEDKKHMLDMFGTLSRFIMMILKFVMGFTPYGVFALMATTTGKYGTDILGPLGKFIITIYIGLIIHAFIVYGGMYLAASGKSPVSFYKKIAPVWTTSFATCSTAATIPVSIKVCEDELKLKKDIAGFTIPVGATMNMDGNGLWYGVVAVFVSQVLGIEMSLYQMFIAVFTGVLMTLGSPGIPGGIFVATTIFLTTLGLPIEFVGLLGGIFRIMDMGITTVNVVGSVVVAAVLDAGERKNEQKEAVREGE; this comes from the coding sequence ATGTTGAAAAAGAAGATAGGATTAGCCAATAAGATATTAATTGGTATGATTCTGGGGGCAATAGCTGGACTTGTTATAGGACCAAAAATTACAGCAATAGCTGTTATTGGGGATGTTTTTTTAAGATTGTTGAGAATGTCAGTTGTACCTCTTATTTTTGCTAATGTTGTTTTAGCAGTAGCAGGTATGGGAGATTTAAGACGTCTTGGAAAAATTGGAGTGAAACTTGTTGTTATCTTTTTAGCTACAACATTTGTTGCAGCAGGTATTGGATTATTTTCTGCTCTTGTGATAAGACCAGGTGTAGGATTTGTAATGACAGATGTCAGTGGAATAGTAGAAAAAGGGGCTCCTACTGTAAGCAGTGTTATTTTAGGATTTTTCCCTGTTAATATAATGCAGTCATTCTCAGAAGGAAATATGCTTCAGATAATTACTTTTGCTATATTTTCTGGAATAGCTATCCTTCTGTTAAAAGAAGAGGATAAAAAACATATGTTAGATATGTTTGGAACTCTTTCTCGTTTCATAATGATGATATTAAAATTTGTTATGGGATTTACTCCATATGGTGTTTTTGCTCTTATGGCAACAACAACAGGAAAATATGGAACAGATATATTAGGACCTTTAGGAAAATTTATTATTACTATTTATATAGGATTAATAATACATGCTTTTATAGTTTATGGAGGAATGTATTTGGCAGCCTCTGGAAAAAGTCCAGTTTCATTTTATAAGAAAATAGCTCCAGTATGGACTACAAGTTTTGCTACATGCAGTACAGCTGCAACTATACCAGTATCTATAAAAGTCTGTGAAGATGAATTAAAATTAAAAAAAGATATAGCTGGCTTTACTATTCCAGTAGGGGCAACAATGAATATGGATGGAAATGGACTTTGGTATGGAGTGGTAGCAGTGTTTGTATCACAAGTACTTGGAATTGAAATGTCTTTATATCAAATGTTTATAGCTGTATTTACAGGAGTATTAATGACTTTAGGAAGTCCTGGTATCCCTGGAGGAATATTTGTTGCAACAACTATTTTCCTTACAACTTTAGGATTGCCAATAGAGTTTGTTGGCTTGTTAGGAGGAATCTTCCGTATAATGGATATGGGAATCACTACTGTAAATGTAGTGGGATCTGTAGTCGTAGCTGCTGTTCTAGATGCTGGTGAAAGAAAAAATGAGCAGAAAGAGGCAGTTAGGGAGGGAGAATAA
- a CDS encoding Predicted membrane protein: MLYSFIGWIYETIIFSLEEGHFINRGFNFGPYIPIYGFGAVIIMIIISRFIAEPDKSNKFNIRPLKIFLLILILSTFAELIGSYIMEYTLGLVLWDYSNEWMNFQGRISPRTSFIFAAGGTAVFYTIQPLGKKLIDRISVKGQKIFASILLTLVLIDFSASLVTTIWFSDSIKKAGIIERK, translated from the coding sequence ATGCTTTATTCATTTATAGGCTGGATATACGAAACTATAATATTCTCACTTGAAGAAGGACATTTTATTAACAGAGGATTTAATTTTGGACCTTATATTCCAATATATGGTTTTGGAGCTGTCATTATTATGATAATAATCTCAAGATTTATAGCTGAGCCTGATAAAAGCAATAAATTTAATATAAGACCTTTGAAAATATTTTTACTTATTCTTATACTTTCCACTTTTGCTGAACTTATAGGAAGTTATATTATGGAGTATACTCTTGGATTAGTACTATGGGATTACAGTAATGAATGGATGAATTTTCAAGGAAGAATATCCCCTAGAACAAGTTTTATCTTTGCTGCTGGAGGAACTGCTGTGTTTTATACAATACAGCCTCTTGGTAAAAAATTAATTGATAGAATATCTGTCAAAGGGCAGAAGATATTTGCTTCCATTCTTTTAACTTTAGTATTAATAGATTTTTCTGCTTCTCTTGTTACAACAATATGGTTTTCTGATTCTATAAAAAAAGCTGGAATAATAGAAAGAAAATAA
- a CDS encoding Aspartate racemase: MREKVVGILGGMGPEATIDLFAKIVEETHAKCDEDHLRIIIDNNPKMPSRQDAIMKGTESPVAAMVATAENLKKAGADFIIIGANTAHYFYDEVASQVDIPFLHIIEEAVKEMMRQVPGIKKVGVMATNAAVKIKLYDKCCAKFGIEVIAAKEDVQNKVHDTIFDFKYNGVTEKNVKDATDCAEYFIENGAEALIMGCTEIPIILKGKSFTVPLIDPNDIIGKVAVAYAKNEYEL; the protein is encoded by the coding sequence ATGAGAGAGAAAGTTGTAGGAATATTAGGAGGAATGGGACCAGAAGCTACTATAGACCTTTTTGCTAAAATAGTAGAAGAAACACATGCAAAATGTGATGAAGATCATTTGAGAATAATAATAGACAATAACCCAAAAATGCCAAGTAGACAGGATGCAATTATGAAAGGAACAGAAAGTCCAGTTGCAGCAATGGTTGCTACAGCAGAGAATTTAAAAAAAGCAGGGGCTGATTTTATAATAATTGGGGCAAATACAGCACATTATTTTTATGATGAAGTTGCCAGTCAGGTAGATATACCATTTTTACATATAATAGAAGAAGCAGTTAAAGAGATGATGCGTCAAGTGCCAGGAATAAAAAAAGTGGGGGTAATGGCAACTAATGCAGCAGTAAAAATTAAATTATATGATAAATGCTGTGCAAAATTTGGAATAGAAGTGATAGCTGCAAAGGAAGATGTACAGAATAAAGTACATGATACTATATTTGACTTTAAATACAATGGGGTTACAGAAAAGAATGTAAAAGATGCCACAGATTGTGCTGAATATTTTATAGAAAATGGAGCAGAGGCATTAATAATGGGATGTACAGAAATTCCAATTATATTAAAAGGAAAGAGTTTTACAGTGCCTCTTATAGATCCTAATGATATTATAGGAAAAGTGGCAGTGGCTTATGCAAAAAATGAATATGAATTGTAA
- the sarZ gene encoding Staphylococcal accessory regulator Z, with protein METVKVVGLISNIREKSAQFINSQLKEKGVEGLINSHGTILSILYDHDGKITMNEIGKIIGKKKSTLTDLVRKLTELGYITREKSEKDSRVIEISLTEKGWQFKTLFEEISDNLLEKTYKDFTQEEKETLVLLLNKIRKNYQK; from the coding sequence GTGGAAACTGTCAAAGTGGTGGGGTTAATATCAAATATAAGAGAAAAAAGTGCTCAATTTATAAATAGCCAATTAAAAGAAAAAGGAGTGGAAGGGCTTATAAATAGTCATGGAACTATCCTTTCTATTTTATATGATCATGATGGAAAAATAACTATGAATGAGATTGGAAAGATAATTGGAAAGAAAAAATCAACTCTTACAGATTTGGTAAGAAAACTTACTGAGCTTGGATATATAACAAGAGAAAAAAGTGAAAAAGATTCAAGAGTTATTGAAATAAGCCTTACAGAAAAAGGTTGGCAGTTTAAAACTTTATTTGAAGAAATAAGTGATAATCTTTTAGAAAAAACGTACAAGGATTTTACTCAGGAGGAAAAGGAAACTCTTGTACTGCTACTTAATAAAATTAGAAAAAATTATCAAAAATAA
- the yvoA_2 gene encoding HTH-type transcriptional repressor yvoA, producing MKKLKSDSPIPLYYQLREIIRDKIMNEDWGYGTEIPSELKLCDEFNLCRATVKQAMDGLVNEGLIVRKKGKGSFVVYQKITENFLLEPAFSKKSGETGLNDYSTVIFSDFTETDSRMQKILGLENNETVYQIERLHYISGKPVLLDTHYINPKWAGDISKEDIKEIAVYKYIENTYEKKFTNYKIGVQAIMLDQYEKEQFDFPEVPTGMVVECLSFIGKDPVVFNRRTYRGDRCDLCLEFVAVNQKMEVINSEISIEERNGKRH from the coding sequence ATGAAAAAATTAAAAAGTGATAGTCCAATTCCTCTTTATTATCAGCTCAGAGAAATTATAAGAGATAAAATAATGAATGAAGATTGGGGATATGGAACAGAGATACCTTCAGAATTGAAGCTTTGTGATGAGTTTAATTTATGCAGAGCCACAGTAAAGCAAGCAATGGATGGTCTTGTAAACGAAGGACTTATTGTAAGGAAAAAAGGAAAAGGATCTTTTGTGGTCTATCAAAAAATTACAGAAAATTTTTTATTAGAACCAGCTTTCAGTAAGAAAAGTGGAGAAACAGGACTGAATGATTACTCAACAGTGATTTTTTCAGATTTTACAGAAACTGACAGCAGAATGCAAAAAATACTAGGACTAGAAAACAATGAAACAGTGTATCAAATAGAAAGGCTTCATTATATTAGTGGAAAGCCTGTTCTTTTAGATACTCACTATATCAATCCAAAATGGGCAGGAGATATTTCAAAGGAAGATATTAAAGAAATAGCTGTATATAAGTATATTGAGAATACCTATGAAAAAAAATTTACTAATTATAAAATAGGGGTACAGGCAATAATGCTTGATCAATATGAAAAGGAACAGTTTGATTTTCCAGAAGTACCAACAGGAATGGTAGTGGAATGTTTGTCATTTATAGGAAAAGATCCTGTAGTGTTTAATAGAAGGACCTATCGAGGAGATAGATGTGATCTCTGCTTGGAATTTGTAGCTGTCAATCAAAAAATGGAAGTTATTAATTCAGAAATTTCTATTGAAGAGAGAAATGGAAAACGTCATTAA
- a CDS encoding Sulfite exporter TauE/SafE, whose translation MPVIFLLVSFFSSLVGAICGIGGGVIIKPVLDATGTMSVTAISFLSGCTVLSMSIISVAKAIKNTTIKINTRITTWLALGSVLGGMSGKVMFQTVKEILQNENKTGAVQSIVMIFITLGTLIYTAKKSQIKTHHFKNKFLCFVIGVILGIFSSFLGIGGGPINLVILIFFFSMTTKEAAINSIYIILFSQIASLLHTIFARKIPDVSILYLGLMVLGGVCGGIAGSIVNKKISEEKVDKLFMGLMLVIVFINIYNAYVFMK comes from the coding sequence ATGCCAGTCATTTTTTTACTAGTTAGTTTTTTTTCTTCTCTTGTAGGGGCAATATGTGGTATAGGAGGAGGAGTAATAATTAAACCTGTTCTTGATGCAACAGGAACTATGAGTGTAACAGCTATAAGTTTTTTGTCAGGATGTACTGTTCTTTCTATGTCTATTATTTCTGTAGCTAAAGCAATAAAAAATACTACAATAAAGATAAATACACGAATTACGACATGGCTTGCTTTAGGAAGTGTATTAGGTGGTATGAGTGGAAAGGTTATGTTTCAGACTGTAAAAGAGATTCTTCAAAATGAAAATAAGACAGGAGCAGTTCAATCAATTGTTATGATATTTATAACATTGGGGACTTTGATATATACAGCAAAAAAATCTCAAATAAAGACACATCATTTTAAAAATAAGTTTTTATGTTTTGTTATAGGAGTTATTTTAGGAATATTTTCATCTTTCTTAGGAATAGGAGGGGGACCTATCAATCTTGTAATATTAATCTTTTTCTTTTCTATGACTACTAAGGAAGCAGCTATTAATTCTATATACATAATACTATTTTCACAAATAGCAAGTCTGCTTCACACTATATTTGCGAGAAAAATTCCAGATGTAAGTATCCTTTATCTTGGACTTATGGTATTAGGTGGAGTATGCGGAGGAATAGCAGGAAGTATAGTTAACAAGAAGATATCAGAAGAAAAGGTTGATAAACTTTTTATGGGTTTGATGCTCGTTATAGTATTTATAAATATTTACAATGCATATGTTTTTATGAAATAG
- a CDS encoding Uncharacterized metal-binding protein conserved in archaea, producing MKLAHNSALTESEGYCKQTRVEEIINFANKCGYKKLGLAFCVGLSKEAKIFASILRNHGFEVESLSCKNGSVLKEFINISNEEQVRPCTYEPMCNPIGQAKLLNQSGTQLNILLGLCVGHDSLFLKYSEAPVTIFAVKDRVLGHNPLTAIYMAEGYYKKKLFK from the coding sequence ATGAAACTTGCTCATAATTCAGCTCTTACTGAAAGTGAAGGATATTGTAAGCAGACAAGAGTGGAGGAAATAATAAATTTTGCAAATAAATGTGGTTATAAAAAACTTGGACTTGCTTTTTGTGTAGGGCTCTCAAAAGAAGCAAAAATTTTTGCTTCTATACTTAGAAATCATGGCTTTGAAGTGGAGTCTTTATCATGTAAAAATGGTTCTGTTCTTAAAGAATTTATCAATATATCTAATGAAGAACAAGTAAGACCTTGTACTTATGAACCTATGTGTAATCCTATTGGTCAAGCAAAACTTTTAAATCAGTCTGGAACTCAATTAAATATACTTTTAGGACTTTGTGTAGGACATGACTCTCTATTCTTGAAATATTCAGAAGCTCCTGTTACAATATTTGCAGTTAAAGACAGAGTATTAGGACACAATCCACTTACAGCCATATATATGGCTGAAGGATACTACAAGAAAAAACTTTTTAAATAA
- the thyA1 gene encoding Thymidylate synthase 1 → MTKFDKIYKEIVEIIDKNGIWSEGNVRTKYADGTPAHYKSYIGYQFRLDNSTDEAHLITTRFAPNKAPIRELYWIWIMQSNDVDELNKLKCKFWDEWKMNDGTIGKAYGYQIAKQTFGYKSQLDYVIGELKKNPNSRRIMTEIWVPEDLDKMALTPCVHLTQWSVIGNKLYLEVRQRSCDVALGLVANVFQYSILHKLVAMECNLEPAEIIWNIHNVHIYDRHMPDLLEQIKRPSIDGATVKIENFKSIYDFKPDDVVVENYQYGEKISYEVAI, encoded by the coding sequence ATGACTAAATTTGATAAAATATACAAAGAAATTGTTGAAATTATAGATAAAAATGGAATATGGAGTGAAGGAAATGTCAGAACTAAATATGCTGATGGAACCCCTGCTCATTATAAAAGTTATATAGGATATCAATTTAGACTTGATAATTCTACAGATGAAGCACATCTTATCACTACTAGATTTGCTCCAAATAAAGCTCCCATAAGAGAACTTTACTGGATATGGATAATGCAGTCTAATGATGTAGATGAATTAAATAAATTAAAATGTAAATTCTGGGACGAATGGAAAATGAATGATGGTACTATTGGAAAAGCCTATGGTTATCAAATTGCAAAACAAACATTTGGATATAAAAGCCAACTTGATTATGTAATAGGAGAGTTGAAAAAAAATCCTAACAGTCGTAGAATAATGACAGAAATCTGGGTACCAGAAGATCTTGATAAAATGGCTCTTACCCCTTGTGTACACCTTACTCAATGGAGTGTCATAGGAAACAAACTTTATCTTGAAGTAAGACAAAGAAGCTGTGATGTAGCTCTTGGACTTGTTGCTAATGTATTTCAATATTCTATACTTCATAAACTAGTAGCTATGGAATGTAATCTAGAACCTGCTGAAATTATATGGAATATTCATAATGTACACATCTATGACAGACATATGCCAGACCTTTTAGAACAGATAAAAAGACCTTCAATAGATGGTGCAACTGTAAAAATCGAAAACTTTAAATCTATATATGATTTTAAACCTGACGATGTAGTTGTTGAAAACTATCAATATGGAGAAAAAATTTCTTATGAGGTGGCGATATAA
- a CDS encoding Dihydrofolate reductase produces MNKPKLNMIVCVAENNLIGDKVPEGNGLLWHSLEELNYYKSKTVGNVVLFGENTAKYVPINLMKKNREVIVLTLDSKLKDIMEQYKDSGKDIFICGGYTIYKYYLDNYEIDEIYISKLKPHVKVAHASNPLYFPDVEKYGYNLVSETDYNDFTATIYKK; encoded by the coding sequence ATGAATAAACCAAAATTAAATATGATAGTATGTGTGGCAGAAAATAATTTAATAGGCGATAAAGTTCCTGAAGGAAATGGACTTTTGTGGCACTCTCTGGAAGAACTAAACTACTACAAATCTAAAACAGTTGGAAATGTCGTTTTATTTGGAGAAAATACAGCTAAATATGTTCCTATTAATCTAATGAAAAAAAATAGAGAAGTAATAGTTCTTACTCTTGATTCTAAACTTAAAGATATTATGGAGCAGTATAAAGATAGTGGGAAAGACATCTTTATCTGTGGAGGATACACTATTTATAAATATTATTTAGATAATTATGAAATAGATGAAATTTATATTTCAAAATTAAAACCTCATGTGAAAGTAGCTCATGCTTCTAATCCTCTTTATTTTCCAGATGTAGAAAAATACGGATATAATCTTGTGTCTGAAACTGATTATAATGATTTTACTGCAACAATATATAAAAAATAA